One segment of Castanea sativa cultivar Marrone di Chiusa Pesio chromosome 3, ASM4071231v1 DNA contains the following:
- the LOC142626902 gene encoding serine/threonine-protein kinase PBL27-like: protein MLSLLHHPNLVNLIGYCADGDQRLLVYEFMPLGSLEDHLHDIPLDKEPLDWNTRMKIAAGAAKGLEYLHDKANPPVIYRDLKSSNILLDEGYHPKLSDFGLRKLGPFGDKTHVSTRVMGTYGYCAPEYAMTGQLTLKSDVHSFGVVFLELITGRKVIDNTRAPGEHNLVAWAQPLFKDSRKFSKMVDPLLKGRYPMRGLYQALAVAAMCLQEQTATRPLIGDVVTALTYLASQTYDPIAVAAQNNRVGPSTPRSRDERRGMADGLDSPEDRGWLGSPSTHKNSPDFRKRDARESSTGTALARIETGGGSGRKLGLDELERHESQRDSPVRTGRAGETPRNRDLDRERAAAEAKVWGENWREKKRANAMGSFDGTYE, encoded by the coding sequence ATGCTTAGCCTCTTACACCACCCAAACCTTGTCAACTTGATCGGTTATTGTGCTGATGGAGACCAACGCCTCCTTGTTTACGAGTTTATGCCATTGGGGTCCTTGGAGGATCATTTACATGATATTCCACTGGACAAGGAGCCCCTGGACTGGAATACAAGGATGAAGATTGCAGCAGGTGCAGCTAAGGGGTTGGAATATTTGCATGATAAAGCAAATCCTCCTGTCATATACAGAGACTTAAAATCATCCAACATCCTTCTTGATGAGGGATATCACCCTAAGCTATCAGATTTTGGACTTCGAAAACTAGGTCCTTTTGGTGATAAGACTCATGTGTCCACACGTGTCATGGGGACATATGGGTATTGTGCTCCGGAATATGCTATGACAGGTCAACTCACTCTAAAGTCTGATGTCCATAGTTTTGGAGTTGTCTTTCTTGAACTTATAACAGGGCGCAAGGTAATTGATAATACACGAGCTCCTGGAGAGCATAATCTTGTTGCTTGGGCACAACCACTTTTCAAGGATAgtagaaaattttccaaaatggtTGATCCACTACTGAAAGGTCGTTATCCGATGCGAGGACTCTACCAAGCTCTTGCAGTTGCAGCCATGTGTTTGCAGGAACAAACTGCTACCAGGCCTCTAATAGGGGATGTTGTGACTGCTCTCACATATTTAGCCTCCCAAACATATGACCCAATTGCCGTGGCCGCTCAAAATAACAGAGTTGGTCCATCTACTCCTAGGAGCAGGGATGAAAGGAGGGGCATGGCAGATGGGTTGGATAGCCCAGAAGATCGTGGGTGGCTTGGTTCCCCTTCTACTCATAAAAATTCACCTGATTTCAGAAAGAGAGATGCAAGGGAATCAAGTACTGGCACAGCATTGGCCAGGATTGAAACCGGTGGTGGTTCTGGGAGAAAATTGGGTTTGGATGAGTTAGAGCGACATGAATCTCAGAGAGATAGCCCCGTACGTACTGGGAGAGCAGGGGAAACACCAAGGAATCGTGATTTAGATAGAGAACGTGCTGCGGCAGAGGCAAAAGTATGGGGTGAGAATTGGAGAGAGAAGAAGCGGGCAAATGCGATGGGTAGCTTCGATGGTACATATGAGTAA
- the LOC142629177 gene encoding uncharacterized protein LOC142629177, whose product MAFMGTKSASSSSSSTTSGFKYDVFLSFRGSDTRKNFTDHLYAALNQKGIFTFRDDEKLEQGTFIAPELLRAIEESRFVVVIISQDYASSSWCLIELAKIVECMEKERLIVLPVFHYIDPSDVGNLKKTFGEAFAKHEEHYKDNIEEVHRWKAALTKVASIAEWDLQDKHEAKVVEEIVKKILDKLTYTYSIVHKDFVGINSRMGELMNLLGMGLNDVRFIGICGMGGLGKTTLARVVYDRFRHHFEGSSFLANVREECEKHGLVHFQKQLLSDILIERNIHFSDVQWGSNVIEKRLCYKSVLIILDDVDQLDQLEALAGERGWFGRGSRVIITTRDQHLLIKHDVADAEIYKAKELNSDEALQLFSRKAFKKDHPSEGYVELSKKAICYAQGLPLALEVLGSFLKRRSSDAWESALEYLDLSGCENLVEIDECFGSLEKLTTWVLNGCRKLQILPSQLRLKSLYLYILSGCSSLEKLPNFHLEMECLNTFELEGSGIREVPSSIEHLTKLDKLNLFGCKNLGDLPDSIYKLQQLQELATPTGKLRPTCNSFDGSSGYGFVNMWWLDFHEYEGIIELDLLMKPDYFLALEIITLCSTNIVTIPKSISRFPKLKQLYATDCKLLREIQGIPQPLGRVYVNNSMLLNTSPSRLFNQVIGIIGILPNRFSNNLPSETKATEWVDFWGEGFDGFDCAITFSGTQMLKWFNHQSVDNSIFFFVGRNFPKLVVCIVPGPEGFDGFVEISINGYEIPEYESIHLGGDTQYSRSQYLFSLTQWSLLQRHLNESNPTDQNLVKLTRMVVVEVTGRPQISFCLGCELCLDETHCFLQVGGNEKPFKYSKNCLLACLSSAIPKDGPTTHVAAQTFTFRELATATKNFRPESLLGEGGFGHVYKGQLESTGQVVAVKQL is encoded by the exons ATGGCTTTTATGGGCACAAAAAGCgcatcctcatcttcttcttctaccaCGTCTGGATTTAAATACGATGTCTTTCTTAGCTTCAGAGGCAGTGACACCCGTAAAAATTTCACAGACCATCTATATGCTGCTTTGAATCAGAAAGGTATATTCACATTCAGGGATGATGAAAAACTTGAGCAAGGAACATTTATTGCTCCAGAGCTCTTGAGAGCAATAGAAGAATCGAGATTTGTTGTTGTCATTATCTCACAAGACTACGCTTCATCGAGTTGGTGTTTGATTGAACTAGCAAAGATTGTTGAGTGCATGGAAAAGGAGAGGCTTATAGTTTTGCCTGTTTTCCACTACATAGATCCCAGTGATGTGGGAAATCTAAAGAAGACTTTTGGAGAAGCCTTTGCTAAACATGAAGAGCATTACAAAGATAACATAGAGGAAGTACATAGATGGAAAGCTGCTTTGACAAAGGTTGCTAGTATTGCTGAATGGGATTTACAAGACAA ACATGAGGCAAAAGTTGTTGAAGAAATAGTTAAAAAGATATTGGATAAATTGACTTATACATACTCAATTGTTCACAAGGATTTTGTTGGAATAAACTCTCGAATGGGGGAACTGATGAATTTATTAGGCATGGGGTTGAATGATGTTCGCTTTATAGGGATTTGTGGAATGGGGGGATTGGGTAAAACAACTCTAGCAAGAGTTGTTTATGATAGATTTCGTCATCATTTTGAAGGCAGCAGCTTTCTAGCTAATGTTAGAGAAGAATGTGAAAAACATGGTTTAGTTCATTTTCAGAAACAGCTTCTTTCTGATATCTTGATTGAAAGAAATATTCATTTTTCAGATGTTCAATGGGGAAGTAATGTGATAGAGAAAAGATTATGTTATAAAAGTGTTCTTATCATTCTTGATGATGTGGATCAACTTGATCAGTTAGAAGCATTAGCAGGCGAGCGAGGTTGGTTTGGTCGAGGGAGTAGAGTCATTATAACAACAAGAGATCAACATCTATTGATCAAACATGATGTGGCTGATGCTGAAATATACAAGGCTAAGGAATTGAATAGTGATGAAGCTCTTCAGCTATTTAGTCGAAAAGCCTTCAAGAAAGACCATCCTTCAGAAGGTTATGTGGAGTTGTCCAAGAAAGCGATATGTTATGCTCAAGGCCTTCCTTTGGCTCTTGAAGTTTTGGGTTCCTTCTTGAAACGTAGAAGTTCTGATGCATGGGAAAGTGCCTTAG AGTATTTGGACCTCTCAGGTTGTGAAAATTTAGTTGAGATTGATGAATGCTTTGGATCTCTTGAAAAGCTTACAACATGGGTTCTCAATGGTTGTAGAAAACTTCAAATTCTTCCAAGCCAGCTCAGGTTGAAATCTCTTTATCTTTATATTCTTTCTGGCTGCTCAAGCCTTGAGAAGCTCCCTAATTTTCATCTAGAAATGGAATGTTTAAATACCTTCGAATTAGAAGGGAGTGGTATTAGAGAAGTGCCTTCATCAATCGAGCATCTCACTAAGCTTGACAAATTAAACCTTTTTGGTTGCAAAAACCTTGGGGATCTTCCAGATAGCATTTATAAATTGCAACAGCTTCAGGAATTGGCGACTCCTACTGGCAAATTGAGACCGACGTGCAATTCTTTTGATGGCTCCTCAGGATATGGGTTTGTGAACATGTGGTGGCTGGATTTCCATGAATATGAAGGCATAATTGAATTAGATCTTTTGATGAAGCCTGATTACTTCCTTGCATTGGAAATTATAACTCTATGTTCTACCAATATTGTTACCATCCCTAAAAGCATTAGCAGATTTCCCaaattaaaacaactttatgCTACGGATTGCAAGCTTCTTCGTGAAATTCAAGGAATTCCACAACCACTAGGTAGGGTTTATGTGAATAATTCCATGTTGTTGAATACCTCACCAAGCAGGCTATTTAATcag GTAATAGGAATTATTGGGATTTTACCAAATAGA TTCTCCAATAATTTGCCATCTGAAACTAAGGCTACTGAATGGGTTGATTTTTGGGGAGAGGGCTTTGATGGCTTTGATTGTGCTATTACTTTTTCGGGAACTCAGATGCTGAAATGGTTTAATCATCAAAGTGTTGATAactccatatttttctttgttggtcGCAATTTTCCAAAATTGGTTGTCTGTATTGTTCCTGGACCAGAGGGCTTTGATGGCTTTGTTGAAATTTCCATCAATGGTTATGAAATTCCTGAATATGAGTCTATTCATCTAGGGGGAGATACACAATATTCTCGTTcacaatatttattttctctaaCTCAATGGTCTCTGCTGCAGAGGCATTTGAATGAATCAAATCCAACTGACCAGAATCTTGTTAAG TTGACTAGGATGGTCGTGGTTGAAGTCACTGGCAGGCCCCAGATTTCCTTTTGCCTTGGATGTGAGCTCTGTCTG GATGAGACACACTGTTTCCTTCAAGTTGGAGGAAATGAAAAACCTTTCAAGTACTCAAAGAATTGTCTTTTGGCATGCTTGTCCTCAG CTATTCCAAAAGATGGACCAACAACACATGTTGCAGCACAAACATTTACATTTCGGGAACTTGCAACGGCAACAAAGAACTTTAGGCCAGAAAGTTTACTGGGTGAAGGTGGTTTTGGTCATGTTTATAAAGGTCAGTTGGAGAGCACTGGACAGGTAGTTGCTGTGAAACAGCTTTGA